The following proteins come from a genomic window of Pararhodobacter sp.:
- a CDS encoding acyl-CoA dehydrogenase produces MPYISPVADFRFLLDHVLDYGELAKTETFAEADADVTEAILTEIGRLCDGVLAPLNRGGDLTPAKLENGVVRTSPGFKDGYKAIAEGGWLGIGASPENGGMGLPLTLNTAMNEMMSGACLALQLCPLLSQGQIEALEHHASDEIKALYLPKLTSGQWTGTMNLTEPQAGTDVGALSSKAEPLDDGSFAVTGQKIFITWGDHDVAENVCHLVLARLPDGAPGTRGISLFMVPKFLPDAEGNPGERNDLRVVSLEHKLGIHGSPTCVMSFEGAKGWMVGKPNGGMAAMFTMMNNARLGVGAQGIGVAEAAYQHALAYAKERKQGQTPLGEGTIVDHADVRRMLAMMKAEIFAARAIALDCGLSMDLARAGSDAHYKARAALLTPIAKAHGTDIGCEVSSVGVQIHGGMGFIEETGAAQYFRDARITPIYEGTNGIQAMDLVGRKMMDGGDAAYRLLQEIEDFAEAARAKLPDLAEPVWDAAETLREATELLVAQEPNDRNAGAVAYLRAFARILGGHYHLKAALVDPQGPRARLARVFIDRILPEHQSLLVQARAGAAQLYALSIDDLESA; encoded by the coding sequence ATGCCTTACATATCCCCCGTCGCTGACTTTCGGTTCTTGCTGGATCATGTCCTGGACTACGGCGAACTGGCCAAGACCGAGACCTTCGCCGAGGCCGATGCCGACGTGACCGAAGCCATTCTGACCGAGATCGGCCGACTGTGCGATGGCGTGCTGGCCCCCTTGAACCGGGGCGGCGACCTGACGCCGGCCAAGCTGGAAAACGGTGTCGTGCGCACCTCGCCGGGGTTCAAGGACGGCTACAAGGCGATTGCCGAGGGCGGTTGGCTGGGAATCGGTGCCAGCCCCGAGAATGGCGGCATGGGTCTGCCGCTGACGCTGAACACGGCAATGAACGAGATGATGTCGGGCGCGTGTTTGGCGCTGCAACTGTGCCCCTTGTTGAGCCAGGGCCAGATCGAGGCGCTGGAGCATCACGCCAGCGACGAGATCAAGGCGTTGTATCTGCCAAAGCTGACCTCGGGGCAGTGGACCGGCACGATGAACCTGACCGAGCCGCAGGCGGGGACCGATGTGGGCGCGCTGAGTTCCAAGGCCGAGCCGCTGGACGACGGCAGTTTTGCCGTCACCGGTCAGAAAATCTTCATCACTTGGGGTGACCATGACGTTGCCGAGAACGTCTGTCATCTGGTGCTGGCGCGCTTGCCGGACGGGGCGCCGGGCACGCGGGGGATCAGCCTGTTCATGGTGCCGAAATTCTTGCCCGACGCCGAGGGCAACCCCGGCGAGCGCAACGATCTGCGCGTGGTTTCGCTGGAGCACAAGCTGGGCATTCACGGCTCGCCGACCTGCGTGATGAGCTTTGAGGGCGCAAAAGGCTGGATGGTCGGCAAGCCGAACGGTGGCATGGCGGCGATGTTCACGATGATGAACAACGCCCGTCTGGGGGTTGGCGCGCAGGGGATCGGCGTGGCCGAGGCTGCCTATCAGCACGCGCTGGCCTATGCCAAGGAGCGCAAACAGGGGCAAACTCCGCTGGGCGAGGGGACGATTGTGGACCATGCCGACGTGCGCCGCATGTTGGCGATGATGAAGGCGGAAATCTTTGCCGCCCGCGCGATTGCGCTGGATTGCGGCTTGTCGATGGATCTGGCCCGCGCCGGGTCGGATGCGCATTACAAGGCGCGCGCCGCCTTGCTGACGCCAATCGCCAAGGCGCATGGCACCGATATCGGCTGCGAAGTGTCCAGCGTGGGCGTGCAGATTCACGGCGGCATGGGGTTCATCGAGGAAACCGGCGCGGCGCAATACTTCCGCGATGCGCGCATCACGCCGATTTATGAAGGCACCAACGGCATTCAGGCGATGGATCTTGTCGGGCGCAAGATGATGGACGGCGGTGACGCGGCCTATCGCCTGTTGCAGGAAATCGAGGATTTCGCCGAGGCCGCGCGTGCAAAGTTGCCCGACCTGGCCGAACCCGTCTGGGACGCCGCCGAAACGCTGCGCGAGGCCACCGAATTGCTGGTAGCGCAAGAGCCGAACGACCGCAACGCCGGCGCCGTGGCCTATTTGCGTGCCTTTGCCCGTATCCTCGGCGGGCATTATCACCTGAAGGCCGCGCTGGTGGATCCGCAAGGCCCGCGCGCGCGTCTGGCGCGGGTGTTCATCGACCGCATCCTGCCCGAGCATCAGTCGTTGTTGGTGCAGGCGCGTGCGGGCGCGGCGCAGCTTTACGCGCTGTCGATCGACGATCTGGAAAGCGCATGA
- a CDS encoding L-threonylcarbamoyladenylate synthase, with protein sequence MLETTRLAADPPGLRAAAEILRAGGLVALPTETVYGLAADACNDRAVAGIFDAKQRPRFNPLIVHLPDLAQVARFATVTPLAQRLAAAFWPGPLTLVLPLRDGGGLSPLVTAGLDTVAIRIPANPVAQALLTEFGGPVAAPSANPSGRISPVTAAHVLAGLSGRIHAVIDAGPCAVGLESTILDATGDTPQLLRAGGLAVEDIAAALGQTVASPQTDTITAPGQMASHYAPRGRVRLNVTAPDPGEVWVGFGPCPGAALTLSPTANLTEAAARLFHALHEADALAGPGGAIAFAPVPGSGLGRAINDRLRRAAAPR encoded by the coding sequence ATGCTTGAAACTACGCGCCTTGCTGCCGATCCACCGGGCCTGAGGGCCGCCGCCGAGATTCTGCGCGCCGGCGGTCTGGTGGCGCTGCCGACCGAGACGGTTTACGGCCTCGCCGCCGACGCCTGCAACGATCGGGCCGTCGCGGGGATTTTCGACGCCAAGCAGCGCCCGCGCTTCAACCCGTTGATCGTGCACCTGCCCGACCTTGCCCAAGTGGCGCGATTCGCCACCGTCACGCCCCTTGCCCAGCGCCTCGCCGCCGCCTTCTGGCCCGGCCCGCTGACGCTGGTCCTGCCCCTGCGCGATGGCGGCGGGCTGTCGCCGCTGGTCACGGCTGGCTTGGATACGGTGGCGATCCGCATACCCGCCAATCCCGTGGCCCAAGCGCTTCTGACCGAGTTTGGCGGCCCCGTCGCCGCGCCTTCGGCCAATCCCTCGGGCCGAATCAGCCCGGTGACCGCCGCGCATGTGCTGGCCGGGCTGTCGGGCCGCATCCACGCGGTGATCGACGCCGGGCCCTGCGCCGTAGGCCTCGAATCCACCATCCTCGACGCCACCGGAGACACCCCGCAGCTGCTGCGCGCGGGGGGCCTTGCGGTCGAGGACATCGCCGCCGCCCTGGGCCAAACCGTCGCCAGCCCGCAAACCGACACCATCACCGCGCCGGGTCAGATGGCCTCGCATTACGCGCCGCGCGGACGCGTGCGCCTGAACGTCACGGCACCCGACCCGGGCGAGGTCTGGGTCGGCTTTGGCCCCTGCCCCGGTGCCGCCCTGACGCTGTCCCCCACCGCCAACCTGACCGAGGCCGCCGCCCGCCTGTTCCACGCCCTCCACGAGGCCGATGCCCTGGCCGGGCCCGGCGGTGCCATCGCCTTTGCACCGGTCCCCGGATCCGGCCTTGGCCGTGCCATCAACGACCGCCTGCGCCGCGCCGCCGCGCCCCGTTAG
- the ccmA gene encoding heme ABC exporter ATP-binding protein CcmA — MELRVSDLAVARGGLPLLEGLSFAVHPGEALVIRGPNGSGKTTLLRTLAGLQSPLSGTISCPPEQMAYAAHADGLKSTLTVTENLAFWAAIHAQTGVAQAMAAMNLADLADRHAHNLSAGQKRRLGLARLMVTGRWLWVLDEPTVSLDVASVALFGRVVRAHLAAGGAALLATHIDLGLEEARILDLTPYKAKMPADLGFDEAFL; from the coding sequence ATGGAATTGCGCGTCTCTGATCTGGCCGTTGCCCGTGGCGGGCTGCCCTTGCTCGAAGGGCTGTCTTTTGCCGTTCACCCCGGCGAGGCGCTGGTCATTCGCGGCCCCAACGGCAGCGGCAAAACCACCCTGTTGCGCACCTTGGCGGGCCTGCAATCACCCCTGAGCGGCACGATCTCCTGCCCGCCCGAGCAAATGGCCTATGCCGCCCATGCCGACGGGTTGAAATCCACGCTGACCGTCACCGAAAACCTCGCCTTCTGGGCGGCGATCCATGCGCAAACCGGCGTGGCGCAGGCAATGGCGGCGATGAACCTTGCCGACCTTGCCGACCGCCACGCGCATAACCTCTCGGCCGGGCAAAAGCGCCGCCTCGGCCTTGCCCGGCTGATGGTCACCGGGCGCTGGCTGTGGGTGCTCGATGAGCCGACCGTCTCGCTCGATGTCGCCTCGGTGGCGCTGTTTGGCCGTGTGGTGCGCGCGCATCTGGCGGCGGGTGGCGCGGCCTTGCTCGCCACGCATATCGACCTCGGGCTGGAGGAAGCCAGGATCCTCGACCTCACCCCCTACAAGGCGAAAATGCCCGCCGACCTCGGTTTTGACGAGGCCTTCCTGTGA
- the ccmB gene encoding heme exporter protein CcmB, translating into MIALLIRDLKLAFRAGGGFGLGLGFFLILAVLVPLGVGPDPTTLGIIAPGILWVGALLACLLSLDRLFALDFEDGSLDLLATSPIPLEGVVTVKALAHWLTTCLPLAFVAPILGILLNLPGPAYGALIVSLILGTPALSMIGAFGAALTVGLKRGGLLLSLLVLPMYVPSLVFGAQTVTRAAQGLDISTPLLLLSGITAGSVALLPFAAAFALRINLR; encoded by the coding sequence GTGATCGCCCTGCTGATCCGCGACCTGAAACTTGCGTTCCGCGCGGGCGGCGGCTTTGGCCTCGGCCTCGGGTTTTTCCTGATCCTTGCCGTGCTGGTGCCGCTGGGCGTCGGCCCCGACCCCACCACGCTGGGCATCATCGCGCCGGGCATCCTGTGGGTCGGCGCGCTTCTGGCCTGCCTCTTGTCCCTCGACCGCCTGTTCGCGCTCGATTTCGAGGATGGCTCGCTGGACCTGCTGGCCACCTCGCCCATCCCGCTCGAAGGCGTCGTCACCGTCAAGGCCCTCGCGCATTGGCTGACCACCTGCCTGCCGCTGGCCTTTGTCGCCCCGATTCTGGGCATCCTGCTCAACCTGCCCGGCCCGGCCTACGGCGCGCTGATCGTCTCGCTGATCCTCGGCACCCCGGCACTCAGCATGATCGGAGCCTTCGGCGCGGCCCTCACCGTCGGCCTCAAACGCGGCGGCTTGCTGCTGTCGCTGCTGGTGCTGCCGATGTATGTGCCAAGCTTGGTGTTCGGCGCGCAAACCGTCACCCGCGCGGCGCAGGGGCTGGACATCTCGACGCCGTTGCTGTTGCTCAGCGGGATCACCGCCGGCTCCGTCGCCCTTCTGCCCTTCGCTGCGGCCTTCGCGCTGCGCATCAATTTACGCTAA
- a CDS encoding heme ABC transporter permease, which yields MTSLWEYANPVKFMKTSGWLLPVTAVLAVSAVVTGLIWGFFFTPDDFRQGSTVKIIFLHVPSALMAINAWVMMLVASLIWLIRRHHVSALAAKAAGPIGATMTMIALLTGAIWGQPMWGTWWVWDPRLTSFLILFLFYIGYIALWSAIDDPDTAADLTAVLCLVGSVFAVLSRYAAVFWNQGLHQGASLSMAPGTRMDWSYKAPLYLCMVGFGLMFVALVLAGTRTEIRSRRIKALLTRERAKG from the coding sequence ATGACATCGCTCTGGGAATACGCCAATCCGGTGAAATTCATGAAAACCTCGGGCTGGCTGTTGCCCGTGACCGCCGTCCTGGCGGTGTCAGCCGTGGTGACCGGGCTGATCTGGGGCTTTTTCTTCACACCCGACGACTTTCGCCAAGGCTCGACGGTCAAGATCATCTTCCTGCATGTCCCCTCGGCGCTGATGGCGATCAACGCCTGGGTGATGATGCTGGTCGCCTCGTTGATCTGGCTGATCCGCCGTCACCATGTCAGCGCACTGGCCGCCAAGGCCGCGGGCCCTATCGGCGCGACGATGACGATGATCGCCCTGCTGACCGGTGCCATCTGGGGGCAACCGATGTGGGGCACCTGGTGGGTCTGGGATCCGCGCCTGACCTCGTTCCTGATCCTGTTCCTGTTCTACATCGGCTATATCGCGCTGTGGTCGGCTATCGACGACCCCGACACCGCCGCCGACCTGACCGCCGTGCTGTGCCTCGTCGGCTCGGTGTTCGCCGTGCTCTCGCGCTATGCCGCCGTTTTCTGGAATCAAGGCCTGCATCAGGGCGCGTCGCTCAGCATGGCCCCCGGCACACGGATGGATTGGTCGTATAAAGCACCGCTCTACCTGTGCATGGTCGGATTTGGGCTTATGTTTGTGGCACTGGTGCTGGCTGGCACCCGAACCGAAATTCGCAGCCGCCGGATCAAGGCGCTGCTGACCCGCGAAAGGGCCAAAGGATGA
- the ccmD gene encoding heme exporter protein CcmD has protein sequence MMPDLGAYATEITLAYVTSLAMLAGLILWVWSRGHRVKQSLIALETRLNRTTQ, from the coding sequence ATGATGCCTGACCTCGGCGCTTATGCCACCGAAATAACCCTGGCCTATGTCACCTCGCTGGCGATGCTGGCGGGCCTGATCCTGTGGGTCTGGTCGCGCGGACACCGCGTGAAACAAAGCCTGATCGCCCTTGAAACCCGTTTGAACCGGACGACACAATAA
- a CDS encoding DsbE family thiol:disulfide interchange protein, protein MPKINPLLILPPLLLAGFVAFVAVGNMREDRDTLPSARAGHQAPAVVLDEMEGRTLFTDDMLRTGEVTLVNFFASWCPPCRAEHPLFEDLTQDGVTVLGVNYRDEPDRAAAFLEELGDPYAAIGADPRARMGLDWGVVGLPETFVVDGAGNILLRHAGPLTEEIIQSRILPAMQRAAGDS, encoded by the coding sequence ATGCCAAAGATCAACCCCCTCCTGATCCTCCCGCCGTTGCTTCTGGCCGGCTTTGTCGCCTTTGTCGCGGTTGGCAACATGCGCGAGGACCGCGACACCCTGCCCTCGGCCCGCGCCGGGCATCAGGCCCCCGCCGTCGTGTTGGACGAGATGGAAGGCCGCACCCTGTTCACCGATGACATGCTGCGCACCGGCGAGGTGACGCTGGTGAATTTCTTTGCCTCCTGGTGCCCGCCCTGCCGCGCCGAGCACCCGTTGTTCGAGGATCTCACACAAGACGGCGTGACCGTGTTGGGCGTCAATTACCGCGACGAGCCTGACCGCGCCGCCGCGTTCCTGGAGGAACTCGGCGATCCCTATGCCGCCATCGGGGCTGACCCGCGCGCGCGCATGGGGCTGGATTGGGGCGTCGTCGGCCTGCCCGAAACCTTTGTCGTTGATGGCGCGGGCAATATCCTGCTGCGTCATGCAGGACCGCTGACCGAGGAAATCATTCAAAGCCGCATTTTGCCCGCGATGCAACGCGCGGCGGGCGACAGCTGA
- a CDS encoding DUF1638 domain-containing protein translates to MARPDDAQLTTKGLEARGTGRVLALACGALAHEILAIKSLNGWAHMDLHCLPANLHLWPHKIPDAVEAAVVRFRPEYERIYVVYADCGTGGLLQTRCAELGVEMIEGPHCYSFFTGNDTFAARAEDEITAFYVTDFLVRQFEAFVWKPMGFDRHPELIEMMFGNYEHLIYLAQTDNPDLDARAQVWADRLSLKYQRRFTGYGDLVPALRKAVTL, encoded by the coding sequence ATGGCCCGCCCGGATGACGCCCAACTGACCACCAAGGGGCTGGAGGCACGCGGCACCGGCCGGGTTCTGGCGCTGGCCTGTGGGGCGTTGGCGCATGAAATCCTGGCGATCAAATCGCTGAATGGCTGGGCGCATATGGACCTGCATTGCCTGCCCGCGAACCTGCATCTGTGGCCGCACAAGATCCCCGACGCCGTCGAGGCCGCCGTGGTCCGGTTCCGCCCCGAGTATGAACGCATCTACGTCGTCTATGCCGATTGCGGCACCGGCGGGCTGCTGCAAACACGCTGCGCAGAGCTGGGCGTCGAGATGATCGAAGGGCCGCATTGCTATTCGTTCTTCACCGGCAACGACACGTTCGCCGCGCGCGCCGAGGATGAGATCACCGCCTTTTACGTCACCGATTTCCTCGTGCGCCAATTCGAGGCCTTTGTCTGGAAACCGATGGGCTTTGACCGGCACCCCGAGTTGATCGAGATGATGTTCGGCAATTACGAGCACCTGATCTATCTGGCGCAAACCGACAACCCCGACCTCGATGCCCGCGCGCAGGTCTGGGCCGACCGGCTCTCGCTGAAGTATCAGCGCCGGTTCACCGGCTACGGCGATCTGGTCCCGGCGTTGCGCAAAGCCGTGACGCTGTGA
- a CDS encoding AI-2E family transporter, with protein sequence MTPHDIEHSAPDETGSDKLSLVERYRLQTWFLGIIAFSMILFLLVQARFILISLVIAIILFALTADAITAFSKLRIGSWKITNWLASMAAFTLIAVVLLTLSAIVISQVNTVVTTTLTYTDQAIAAVARLAALYSPEAEAAVEASIRSIQVSSYVTAAAGQAGNLLSATTLVILFVGFLFAERLWFNTKLENLLHDRAKAQRVGRIIHSIVRRVNHYLLVKTGVSLATGAAIYVLMEAFGLDFAAPMAILTFVLNYIPSVGSIIATILLSLVALIQVPEPATALLIFVIAGMVQFMLGSVIDPMLMGRALRVSSFGIIVSLSFWGAVWGIPGMFLAVPIMVAIMIVCSHIPSARPVAVLLSREGLPDFEDDDIPAAQGFGRPAE encoded by the coding sequence ATGACTCCGCATGACATCGAACATTCAGCGCCCGACGAGACCGGCTCCGACAAGCTGTCTCTGGTCGAGCGCTATCGGCTGCAAACCTGGTTTCTGGGCATCATCGCGTTCTCGATGATCCTGTTCTTGCTGGTGCAGGCCCGGTTCATCCTGATTTCGCTGGTGATCGCGATCATCCTCTTTGCGCTCACCGCCGACGCGATAACCGCCTTCTCGAAGCTCCGGATCGGCTCGTGGAAGATCACCAACTGGCTGGCCTCGATGGCTGCGTTCACGTTGATCGCCGTGGTCCTGCTGACCCTGTCGGCGATCGTGATCTCTCAGGTCAACACCGTGGTGACCACCACCTTGACCTACACCGACCAGGCGATTGCCGCCGTCGCGCGACTGGCGGCGCTCTATTCGCCCGAGGCCGAGGCCGCCGTCGAGGCCTCGATCCGTTCGATCCAGGTGTCGAGCTATGTCACCGCCGCCGCGGGCCAGGCCGGCAACCTGTTGTCGGCGACGACGCTGGTGATCCTGTTTGTCGGGTTTCTGTTCGCCGAACGGCTGTGGTTCAACACCAAGCTGGAGAACCTGTTGCACGACCGCGCCAAGGCGCAGCGGGTCGGCAGGATCATCCATTCCATCGTGCGCCGGGTGAACCATTATCTGCTGGTCAAGACCGGCGTGAGCCTCGCCACCGGCGCGGCGATCTATGTGCTGATGGAGGCCTTCGGGCTGGATTTCGCCGCGCCGATGGCGATCCTGACTTTTGTGCTGAACTATATTCCCTCCGTCGGTTCCATCATTGCCACGATCCTGTTGTCTCTGGTCGCGTTGATTCAGGTGCCGGAGCCCGCAACCGCGCTGCTGATTTTCGTGATCGCCGGCATGGTGCAATTCATGTTGGGGTCGGTGATCGACCCGATGCTGATGGGCCGCGCGCTGCGGGTGTCGTCGTTTGGCATCATCGTGTCGCTGTCATTCTGGGGCGCCGTCTGGGGCATTCCGGGCATGTTTTTGGCGGTGCCGATCATGGTGGCGATCATGATCGTCTGCTCGCATATCCCCTCGGCGCGCCCGGTCGCGGTGCTGCTCTCGCGCGAGGGGTTGCCGGATTTCGAGGATGACGATATCCCCGCGGCCCAGGGCTTCGGCCGACCCGCAGAGTAA
- a CDS encoding REP-associated tyrosine transposase, whose translation MSEYRRPRIPGATVFFTVALAQQGSSLLLDEIDRLRDAVAATRRARPFAIDAFVVLPDHLHCIWTLPDGDTDYSQRWRLIKTRFSQGLPIGHRRASQRARQERGIWQRRFWEHHIRNDADYREHLAYCWNDPVKHALVGTPQEWPFSSIHRDIAVYAGP comes from the coding sequence ATGTCAGAGTATCGCCGCCCCAGAATCCCCGGCGCCACCGTGTTCTTTACCGTGGCGCTTGCGCAGCAAGGCTCCTCGCTGCTGCTCGATGAGATCGACCGATTGCGCGACGCGGTTGCCGCGACGCGCCGCGCGCGCCCCTTTGCCATCGACGCCTTTGTGGTCTTGCCGGATCATCTGCATTGCATCTGGACACTGCCGGATGGCGATACCGATTATTCGCAACGCTGGCGGTTGATCAAGACGCGGTTCTCACAGGGATTGCCGATTGGCCATCGGCGGGCAAGCCAACGCGCGCGGCAGGAACGCGGCATCTGGCAACGCCGGTTCTGGGAGCATCACATCCGCAATGACGCCGATTATCGCGAACATCTGGCCTATTGCTGGAACGATCCGGTCAAACACGCGCTGGTCGGCACGCCGCAAGAGTGGCCGTTTTCGTCGATCCACCGGGATATTGCCGTTTATGCAGGCCCGTAG
- the lepA gene encoding translation elongation factor 4, with product MTDLDRIRNFSIVAHIDHGKSTLADRLIQLTGTVAARDMKAQMLDSMDIERERGITIKANTVRIEYPAKDGKTYILNLIDTPGHVDFAYEVSRSMRAVEGSLLVVDASQGVEAQTLANVYQALDADHEIVPVLNKVDLPAAEPERVKQQIEDVIGIDASQAIQISAKSGLGIPDVLEAIVTRLPAPKGNRNAPLKAMLVDSWYDSYLGVVVLIRVIDGVVRKGDRIKMMQTGAVYGVDKLAVLKPQMVDIAELGPGEIGIWSGSIKQVRDTRVGDTITNEKKGCETPLPGFKPAQPVVFCGLFPVDANDFEALRDAIEKLQLNDASFSSEMETSAALGFGFRCGFLGLLHLEVIRDRLEREYDLDLITTAPSVVYKIHMRDGTMQELHNPADMPDLTFVDHIEEPRIKATIMVPDEYLGDVLKLCQDRRGIQIELTYAGTRAMVVYDLPLNEVVFDFYDRLKSVTKGYASFDYQITGYREDHLVKMSILVNDEPVDALSMMVHRDRAEARGRMMCEKLKDLIPRHMFKIPIQAAIGGRVIARETLSALRKDVTAKCYGGDATRKRKLLDKQKAGKKKMRQFGKVEIPQTAFIAALKMDS from the coding sequence ATGACCGATCTCGATAGAATCCGCAATTTCTCCATCGTGGCGCATATTGACCACGGTAAATCCACGCTGGCGGATCGCTTGATCCAGCTGACTGGGACGGTGGCCGCGCGCGATATGAAAGCGCAGATGCTCGACTCGATGGATATCGAGCGAGAGCGCGGGATCACCATCAAGGCCAACACCGTGCGGATCGAGTATCCGGCGAAGGATGGCAAGACCTATATCCTGAACCTGATCGACACGCCCGGCCACGTCGATTTCGCCTATGAAGTCTCGCGCTCGATGCGCGCGGTCGAGGGCTCGCTGCTGGTCGTCGATGCCTCGCAGGGTGTCGAGGCGCAGACCCTGGCCAACGTCTATCAGGCGCTGGATGCCGACCATGAAATCGTGCCGGTTCTCAACAAGGTCGATCTGCCCGCCGCCGAGCCCGAACGGGTCAAGCAGCAGATCGAGGATGTGATCGGTATCGACGCCTCGCAGGCGATCCAGATTTCAGCCAAATCCGGCCTCGGCATTCCTGATGTTCTGGAAGCCATCGTCACCCGTCTGCCCGCCCCCAAGGGCAACCGCAACGCACCGCTGAAGGCAATGCTGGTTGATAGCTGGTATGACAGCTATCTCGGCGTTGTGGTGTTGATCCGCGTCATCGACGGCGTGGTCCGCAAGGGCGACCGGATCAAGATGATGCAGACCGGCGCGGTGTATGGCGTCGACAAGCTGGCGGTCCTCAAGCCGCAGATGGTCGATATCGCCGAACTGGGCCCCGGCGAGATTGGCATCTGGTCGGGCAGCATCAAACAGGTGCGCGACACCCGCGTGGGGGACACGATCACCAACGAGAAAAAGGGCTGCGAGACACCGTTGCCGGGCTTCAAACCGGCGCAGCCGGTGGTGTTCTGCGGGCTGTTCCCGGTCGATGCCAATGATTTCGAGGCGCTGCGCGACGCCATTGAAAAGCTGCAACTGAATGACGCCAGTTTCAGCTCGGAAATGGAAACCTCGGCCGCGCTGGGCTTCGGCTTTCGCTGCGGCTTCCTGGGGCTTTTGCACCTCGAGGTGATCCGCGACCGGCTGGAACGCGAATATGATCTCGATCTGATCACCACGGCCCCCAGCGTGGTCTACAAGATCCACATGCGCGACGGCACGATGCAGGAATTGCACAACCCCGCCGACATGCCCGATCTGACCTTTGTCGATCATATCGAGGAGCCGCGAATCAAGGCCACGATCATGGTCCCGGATGAGTATCTGGGCGATGTGCTGAAACTTTGCCAGGATCGGCGCGGCATCCAGATCGAACTGACCTATGCCGGCACGCGGGCGATGGTGGTCTATGATCTGCCGCTCAACGAGGTGGTGTTCGACTTTTATGACCGGCTGAAATCGGTCACCAAGGGCTATGCCAGCTTCGACTATCAGATCACCGGATATCGCGAGGATCATCTGGTGAAAATGTCGATCCTGGTGAACGACGAGCCGGTTGACGCGCTGTCGATGATGGTCCACCGCGACCGCGCCGAGGCGCGCGGGCGGATGATGTGCGAAAAGCTGAAGGACCTGATCCCGCGGCACATGTTCAAGATCCCGATCCAGGCGGCGATCGGCGGGCGCGTGATCGCGCGGGAAACCCTGTCGGCGCTGCGCAAGGATGTGACCGCGAAATGCTATGGCGGTGACGCCACCCGCAAACGCAAGCTGCTGGACAAGCAGAAAGCCGGCAAGAAGAAGATGCGCCAGTTCGGCAAGGTCGAGATCCCGCAGACGGCCTTCATCGCCGCGCTGAAAATGGACAGTTGA
- a CDS encoding cysteine synthase family protein, which produces MVMASVLEAIGQTPLVALDRLVAREGVTGRILCKLDYLLPGFSKKDRAAKAIVEAARADGSLAPGQVVVELTSGNMGTGLAIVCGVLGHPFVAVMSAGNSPERARMMAALGAEVVLVPQGTGGVPGQVSGADLARVEEEAQRLTRQRGAFRADQFHHPGNPAAHEQGTAAELWAQSGGAITAFCDFAGSGGTLAGVARAFAGQVRCYGVEPEGAAVLAGHAATQPAHPIQGGGYAMAALAHLAGVPLAGFVSVSGDQARQAARLLARREGIFAGYSTGANLAAGLALLRGPERGGTVAIIACDSGLKYLSTDLWESS; this is translated from the coding sequence ATGGTGATGGCATCGGTGCTGGAGGCAATCGGCCAAACGCCGTTGGTGGCGCTGGATCGTCTGGTGGCGCGCGAGGGCGTTACCGGGCGGATCCTGTGCAAGCTGGACTATCTGTTGCCGGGGTTCTCGAAAAAGGATCGGGCGGCCAAGGCGATTGTCGAGGCGGCGCGGGCGGATGGGTCGCTGGCACCGGGTCAGGTGGTGGTCGAACTGACCTCGGGCAACATGGGCACCGGGTTGGCGATCGTGTGTGGGGTGCTGGGGCATCCGTTTGTCGCGGTGATGAGTGCGGGCAATTCGCCGGAGCGCGCGCGCATGATGGCCGCGTTGGGCGCCGAGGTGGTGCTGGTGCCGCAGGGGACGGGCGGCGTTCCGGGCCAGGTCTCGGGGGCAGATCTGGCGCGGGTCGAGGAGGAGGCGCAGCGACTCACCCGGCAACGTGGGGCGTTTCGCGCCGATCAATTCCACCATCCGGGCAACCCGGCAGCGCATGAACAGGGCACCGCGGCCGAGCTTTGGGCGCAATCGGGCGGCGCGATCACCGCATTTTGCGATTTTGCCGGGTCCGGCGGCACGCTTGCCGGGGTTGCGCGGGCGTTTGCGGGGCAGGTGCGCTGTTATGGTGTGGAGCCTGAGGGGGCCGCGGTTCTGGCCGGCCACGCGGCCACACAGCCCGCCCACCCGATTCAGGGCGGCGGGTATGCGATGGCCGCGCTCGCGCATCTTGCCGGGGTTCCGCTGGCCGGGTTTGTGTCGGTCAGCGGCGATCAGGCGCGGCAGGCGGCCCGGCTTCTGGCGCGCCGCGAGGGGATTTTCGCGGGCTATTCCACCGGGGCCAATCTGGCGGCGGGGCTGGCGTTGCTCAGAGGCCCGGAGCGGGGTGGCACGGTGGCGATCATCGCCTGCGATTCGGGGTTGAAATACCTGTCGACCGATCTTTGGGAGTCCTCATAG